The DNA segment TCATCCGAGCCTTCGCGCTCAGCTCTGGAGAAAATGATGATCTTTTCGCGCTCGAGCCGGTGGCTTTCGACGATGGCCTCGCGTTGCTTCGGTGAAACTCCATTACGCTCCAGAGCCGCGCGCAGGTCCGTCAGTTCGGCGTCGAAGGTCTGTTGGGCATAGTTGGTGGCGAGCCGGGCGCGAAAGGCGGACTTCACCAGATTCATGCGTTCCAGTTCCATCTGGAAGCGAGCTTCGGGTGCGGTCAGAACCGCGGCGTCGCCCTGATTCAACAGCAGGTTGGGAAAGAAAGGCCCGCAAGCAAATGCGCGCAGCGCGGCCATGAAGCCAAACGCAAGCGCCAGGGCGACGCGCCCGGTTTGCTTCCTGCCCGCTGCAGTGCAGCATGGTTTTGAATTTGCGATTTCTCTCATTTTCGAGGGGATACTCCGCGCTTGATCCATGTCAGAGCAGCGAAAGTTGCACGCCACCGGTGGGTCGGCAATTGGCCGCGGAAAGCGGCGCGCGCCGGCCCAGAATCCCGGCTTTTCGGCAAGCGACCTCGAAAATCTTTTCGATCTGCTCCGCAAAAATGCCTTCGCCGGTCATCCGCGTGCCGAAGTTCGGGTCGTTGATCTTGCCGCCGCGCAAAGCCCGGATGCGATTCAGCACCTTCTCTTTCTTGGTTGGGAAATGGCGGTTCAACCAATCCTCGAAGAGTGGCCCCACCGCAAAGGGCAATCGCAGCGTCACGTAGCCGGCGAATTGCGCGCCCGATTTCACAGCCGCGGCGATGATCCGCGGCATTTCGTGGTCGGTCAGCGCGGGAATCACCGGCGCGACCATCACGCCCACGGGCACGCCCGCGTCTCGCAACGCCTGGATGGCAGCCAGCCGATGCGCCGGCAACGACGCGCGCGGCTCCATTCTCGGCGTCAGCGTCGGATCGAGCGTCGTGATTGAGACAAAGACGACCGCGGCCTCGTGTCGGGCCAATTCGCCGAGGACATCGGCGTCGCGCGTGACGAGGTAATTTTTGGTGACGATGCAAACCGGGTTGCGGAACTCGGCGAACACCTCCAGACAGCGACGCGTCAATTTCAGCCGGCGCTCGATCGGCTGGTAGCAATCCGTCACGCCGCTCATGGCCACGACGCGCGGTTTCCATTTCGGCGACGCCAATTCCGCGCGCAGCAGTTCCGGCGCGTTTTCTTTCACCATGATTTTGCTTTCGAAATCCAGCCCGGCGGAAAAGCCGAGATACTCGTGCGTCGGACGCGCGTAACAATAAATGCACCCGTGCTCGCAGCCGCGATACGGGTTGACGCTGACCTCGAACCCAACGTCCGGGCTGTCGTTGTAGTTCAGGATGGTCTTGGTCTGATCGCGGAAGAACCGCGTCGAAGCCGGCCGTTCCTCGTCCGCGGCCAGGTCCTCGCCCGGTTCCAGGTGAATTTCCTCGAACCGATTGGGCGGATTCGACGCGGCCCCGCGGCCCTTGATCGGAACAGCGCTCATGGCCTGGGCATGTTAAGTCCGAGATGGATGAATTCAAGAGCCGGCATAAACCAGGCAGGGCGAGTCTGAACATTCGATCTTGGGTAGCACAGGCGACCCGCCTGTGCCGTCGGGCGACCCGCCCGACGGAATGGCGGTTGATCTCGAAGGCCGATTGGCTCCCGGATTTATTCCGGAGCGTGCTTCCATTTCGTTCGGCGAGTCGCCAAACGAGGCGGGCGGATCGCCCGCACTGGAGTTTGGACATTTTGCCGTCGGTATCTCTGTCACGAGTACAATCTTTCCGTTTCTCCCGGAGGGAGACTTGAGATTAGCCCAGCCTTTCAAGGCTGGGAACGAAAGTAAGGGGGCCG comes from the Verrucomicrobiota bacterium genome and includes:
- a CDS encoding PA0069 family radical SAM protein, with translation MSAVPIKGRGAASNPPNRFEEIHLEPGEDLAADEERPASTRFFRDQTKTILNYNDSPDVGFEVSVNPYRGCEHGCIYCYARPTHEYLGFSAGLDFESKIMVKENAPELLRAELASPKWKPRVVAMSGVTDCYQPIERRLKLTRRCLEVFAEFRNPVCIVTKNYLVTRDADVLGELARHEAAVVFVSITTLDPTLTPRMEPRASLPAHRLAAIQALRDAGVPVGVMVAPVIPALTDHEMPRIIAAAVKSGAQFAGYVTLRLPFAVGPLFEDWLNRHFPTKKEKVLNRIRALRGGKINDPNFGTRMTGEGIFAEQIEKIFEVACRKAGILGRRAPLSAANCRPTGGVQLSLL